A portion of the Granulosicoccus antarcticus IMCC3135 genome contains these proteins:
- a CDS encoding sarcosine oxidase subunit alpha family protein, whose protein sequence is MMTSHQLAMQQRNRLSSGGRIDRSKPLAFTFDGRRMQGYEGDTLASALLANGVDVIGRSFKYSRPRGIMTAGVEEPNAVLQIGATEATQTPNIKATEQSLYDGLVCKPVNGWPNVNFDAMGLVGKFGGVLMSPGFYYKTFMWPKSQWENYEKLIRKAAGLGRSPKLPDVDRYDHMNHHVDVLVVGAGPAGLGAALSAARQGARVMIADERSEFGGSLLFSNDSIDGQPAMLWVEKCVAELVQMKNVTVMSRATVTGYHDHNFLTISERRSEHLGDRAPENMTRQRLHKVRAGSVVLATGAHERPLVFGNNDLPGCMVASSLSHYINRFAVVPGNKLVVMTSNDSGYQCAFDWADAGRQVVAIVDTRREPDGTVTDTALQRGIKVITGSAVVEAKGRSRVTGALVMPINAGATFVTGDGQLLPCDTLASSGGWSPVVHLSCHTGSRPVWSEEILGFVPGATIEQCWSSGAMAGVQTLGDCLVDGMQAGSDAASAAGFVAMQEIAGIPPTASGNDVVCEAMPAFLIPHSKPCSRAPKQFVDMQNDVTAAGIEMSTREGFESIEHVKRYTAMGFGTDQGKTGNINGLAIVAKILGKTIPETGTTVFRPNYTPVSFGVVAGAHTDLLFDPQRFTPMHSWHLENGAEFENVGQWKRPLYFPVGDETMEEAIAREQLATRNGVGILDATTLGKIDIQGKDAREFLGRVYTNAWAKLEPGRCRYGLMCAEDGMITDDGVTSCLAENHFLMTTTTGGAAHVLSWLEVYHQTEWPEMEVFFNSVTDQWATMTIAGPDSRKLLAKLTDIDLSADAFRFMDWREAKVANIPARVFRISFTGDLSYEINVPSHYGLQVWKALFEAGKEFNLTPYGTETMHVLRAEKGFIIVGQDTDRSMTPYDMDHGWAVSNNKPFSFIGKRGMNRSDCLRTDRKQLVGLMTTDPQAVLPEGAQAVRDPQQAIPMTMVGHVTSSYHSAFLGRRIAMAVIKDGIQRKGEKVYFPMTDGSFIEAETCSTVFLDAEGSRQKA, encoded by the coding sequence ATGATGACGTCTCATCAGCTGGCTATGCAGCAACGTAACCGACTGTCATCGGGTGGGCGGATAGATCGCAGCAAGCCGTTGGCATTTACATTTGACGGTCGTCGCATGCAAGGGTATGAGGGCGATACACTTGCCTCGGCACTGCTGGCTAACGGTGTAGACGTTATCGGTCGCAGTTTCAAATACAGTCGTCCGCGCGGCATCATGACGGCAGGTGTGGAAGAGCCAAATGCGGTGTTGCAGATTGGCGCTACCGAAGCGACTCAGACACCGAATATCAAGGCGACCGAGCAGAGCTTGTACGATGGTCTGGTCTGCAAACCGGTTAATGGCTGGCCGAATGTCAACTTCGATGCCATGGGCCTGGTAGGCAAGTTCGGCGGTGTGCTGATGTCGCCGGGTTTCTACTACAAGACTTTCATGTGGCCTAAATCTCAATGGGAAAATTATGAGAAATTGATTCGCAAGGCGGCAGGGCTGGGTCGTAGCCCGAAGCTGCCTGATGTGGACCGTTATGATCATATGAACCACCACGTGGATGTGCTGGTCGTTGGTGCGGGACCTGCTGGTCTGGGCGCAGCCCTGAGTGCTGCGAGGCAGGGGGCACGAGTCATGATCGCGGATGAGCGCTCAGAGTTCGGTGGTTCTCTGCTTTTCAGCAATGACTCCATTGATGGTCAGCCAGCGATGCTGTGGGTGGAGAAGTGCGTTGCAGAGCTTGTGCAGATGAAGAATGTGACTGTCATGAGTCGTGCAACAGTCACCGGCTATCATGATCACAACTTTCTAACCATCAGTGAGCGTCGTAGCGAGCATCTTGGCGACAGAGCGCCGGAGAACATGACACGCCAAAGACTGCACAAAGTGCGGGCGGGTAGTGTGGTCTTGGCTACGGGGGCACACGAGCGTCCATTGGTTTTTGGTAACAACGATCTGCCCGGTTGCATGGTGGCCTCCAGTCTGTCGCACTACATCAACCGCTTTGCGGTTGTACCCGGAAACAAGCTGGTTGTCATGACCAGTAATGACTCGGGCTACCAATGTGCATTTGACTGGGCTGATGCGGGACGGCAGGTAGTTGCTATCGTTGATACACGTCGTGAACCTGACGGCACTGTCACCGATACCGCTCTGCAACGAGGCATCAAGGTCATCACAGGCTCCGCCGTGGTGGAAGCCAAAGGTCGTTCTCGCGTGACAGGTGCTTTGGTTATGCCGATCAATGCAGGGGCTACCTTTGTGACCGGTGATGGGCAGTTGCTGCCATGCGATACGCTTGCCAGTAGTGGTGGTTGGAGCCCGGTTGTACATCTGTCCTGCCATACCGGCAGCCGACCTGTGTGGTCTGAAGAGATACTCGGCTTTGTGCCAGGTGCAACCATTGAGCAGTGCTGGAGCTCTGGAGCCATGGCGGGTGTTCAAACTTTGGGTGATTGTCTGGTCGATGGCATGCAGGCAGGTAGTGATGCGGCTTCGGCAGCCGGCTTTGTGGCCATGCAAGAGATAGCCGGGATTCCGCCGACAGCATCTGGCAATGATGTAGTTTGTGAGGCGATGCCGGCATTTCTCATCCCACACAGCAAGCCGTGCAGTCGAGCGCCAAAACAGTTCGTTGACATGCAGAACGATGTCACGGCTGCAGGCATAGAAATGAGTACGCGTGAAGGCTTTGAATCCATCGAGCACGTCAAGCGCTATACGGCGATGGGCTTCGGCACGGATCAAGGCAAGACAGGCAACATCAACGGTCTGGCAATTGTTGCCAAAATTCTGGGTAAAACCATTCCGGAAACCGGGACAACGGTGTTTCGTCCAAACTACACGCCTGTCAGTTTCGGTGTCGTGGCAGGTGCTCACACGGATCTGCTTTTTGACCCGCAACGTTTCACCCCGATGCATAGCTGGCATCTGGAGAACGGTGCTGAATTTGAAAACGTAGGCCAGTGGAAGCGTCCCTTGTATTTTCCGGTAGGGGACGAGACGATGGAAGAGGCTATTGCTCGTGAGCAATTGGCCACCAGAAACGGTGTCGGCATCCTGGATGCGACAACACTGGGGAAAATAGATATACAAGGCAAGGATGCACGGGAATTTCTGGGACGTGTCTATACCAATGCCTGGGCGAAACTGGAACCAGGGCGTTGTCGCTATGGTTTGATGTGTGCCGAGGATGGCATGATCACGGATGATGGCGTGACGTCCTGTCTTGCAGAAAATCACTTTCTGATGACCACCACCACCGGTGGTGCAGCGCACGTTCTTTCGTGGCTGGAGGTTTATCACCAGACTGAATGGCCTGAAATGGAGGTGTTCTTCAATAGTGTGACGGACCAATGGGCAACGATGACCATTGCCGGGCCTGACAGTCGCAAGCTATTGGCGAAGTTGACCGATATCGATCTGTCGGCGGATGCCTTTCGTTTCATGGATTGGCGAGAGGCGAAAGTTGCGAATATTCCGGCTCGAGTATTCCGAATATCTTTCACCGGTGATCTTTCCTATGAGATCAACGTACCGTCTCACTACGGTTTGCAGGTATGGAAAGCACTGTTTGAAGCAGGCAAGGAATTCAATCTGACGCCCTATGGTACTGAGACCATGCATGTATTACGGGCCGAAAAAGGCTTCATCATCGTGGGTCAGGATACAGACAGATCAATGACACCTTATGACATGGACCATGGTTGGGCAGTATCCAACAACAAACCATTCAGTTTCATTGGTAAGCGGGGCATGAATCGTTCGGACTGTCTGCGCACAGATCGCAAGCAGCTGGTTGGTCTGATGACGACGGATCCGCAGGCTGTATTGCCGGAAGGGGCACAAGCCGTTCGAGATCCTCAGCAGGCGATTCCCATGACGATGGTTGGTCATGTCACGTCCAGCTATCACAGTGCCTTTCTGGGCCGGCGTATCGCCATGGCGGTGATCAAGGACGGAATCCAGAGAAAGGGTGAGAAAGTCTATTTCCCAATGACTGATGGTTCGTTCATCGAAGCAGAAACCTGTTCCACCGTTTTTCTTGACGCCGAAGGCAGCAGGCAAAAAGCATGA
- a CDS encoding sarcosine oxidase subunit gamma, with product MSKLDKTIAVMDLHVGSDIADVVELSPLAHVGLPARGGPASISRIVRAKASSRTLVASAVLEEASVTGILVLRASTGKEALASALQTTLNVKLPERLASHSISDKYCVRWMSPDEWLLTCPLDEAFELENKLRAAADGPIAIVNVSGGYSLLTLSGESALKVLKKSTSYDVHPDSFGPGKVVNTVMAKAQVTLRAVGEDRYEIIVRRSFADYLWLWLQRAGKEYGLEAFSLTAS from the coding sequence ATGAGTAAGCTGGATAAAACAATAGCGGTGATGGACCTGCATGTCGGTAGTGATATCGCTGATGTGGTCGAGCTGTCTCCATTGGCACATGTGGGTCTGCCTGCGCGTGGTGGTCCGGCATCCATATCGAGAATCGTGCGGGCGAAAGCCTCATCCAGAACGCTGGTTGCCAGTGCAGTGCTGGAAGAGGCGTCGGTAACGGGTATTCTCGTGCTACGTGCCAGTACTGGCAAAGAGGCGCTCGCAAGTGCATTGCAAACGACATTGAATGTGAAGCTGCCTGAAAGGCTTGCGAGTCATTCCATCAGTGACAAGTATTGTGTTCGCTGGATGTCTCCAGACGAATGGTTACTGACTTGTCCATTGGATGAAGCATTTGAGCTGGAGAACAAGTTGAGAGCGGCAGCGGACGGACCGATTGCCATTGTCAATGTGTCTGGTGGTTACAGCCTGCTGACCTTGTCCGGAGAGAGTGCACTGAAGGTACTTAAAAAGAGTACTTCATACGATGTTCACCCGGACAGCTTTGGTCCGGGGAAAGTAGTCAATACGGTCATGGCGAAGGCCCAGGTAACTCTACGAGCCGTGGGTGAAGATCGCTATGAAATCATTGTCAGGAGAAGTTTTGCCGACTATCTCTGGTTATGGTTACAACGTGCCGGCAAGGAGTATGGGCTCGAAGCATTCTCTTTAACAGCTAGCTGA